In Amyelois transitella isolate CPQ chromosome 28, ilAmyTran1.1, whole genome shotgun sequence, the following are encoded in one genomic region:
- the LOC106139675 gene encoding uncharacterized protein LOC106139675 isoform X2 codes for MSLYNGVNIETSSQNSTLESGVSENENSFDQEDISPKSFRGFVKKPVVVVPRYDVTPYLKKHCMTANTDRRHNHLDSLMKYVRNCSVRVARDDLRKLQSLLLIRSPRSDISESKIDEAMGHLRCKICEKIYSSEKKLQNHQQNKHMIVYRPKSKPQKKVSFSDHVIVHEIRASIESAPKVKTKFKVGEKIPDYMLPSVVVEKIIVGGKDLEDTIDFVDVNSFDVHNGMIKKAVVDPRSKKTIVSRHQCETCHKFYSSRYCLNRHIETQHGDYENLRCKVCEETFVWPSLLKTHKCIRSFIPEMPFEDARPEIHFDNLNELTQNSIDNFNIVDSDDYMNSVDFEIPAPIVSLNEGDEQFIPNDNTLQNIGYKVVMQEVPIEF; via the exons ATGTCCCTTTACAATGGAGTTAACATTGAAACCAGCTCACAAAATAGTACTCTTGAATCAGGGGTTTCTGAAAACGAGAACAGTTTTGACCAGGAAGATATCTCGCCTAAAAGTTTCCGAGGCTTCGTAAAGAAGCCCGTTGTCGTCGTGCCGCGTTACGACGTAACTCCGTATCTGAAGAAACATTGTATGACCGCCAACACAGACCGCCGACATAATCATCTCGACAGTCTTATGAAATATGTGAGAAATTGTTCAGTAAGGGTTGCCAGGGATGACCTGAGGAAGTTGCAAAGTCTGTTGTTAATTCGGTCTCCTCGTTCGGACATCTCAGAGTCCAAGATTGACGAAGCAATGGGCCATTTAAGGTGTAAAATTTGTGAAAAGATATACTCCAGTGAAAAGAAACTACAAAATCATCAACAGAACAAACACATGATTGTCTACCGGCCTAAGAGCAAGCCACAGAAAAAGGTGTCTTTCTCAGACCATGTAATTGTGCATGAG ATACGAGCAAGTATAGAGAGCGCACCAAAAGTGAAAACTAAGTTTAAAGTCGGTGAAAAGATACCGGATTATATGCTGCCGAGTGTGGTTGTGGAGAAGATCATAGTGGGAGGGAAAGACCTTGAGGACACTATAGACTTTGTGGATGTGAACAGTTTCGATGTCCATAATGGGATGATCAAAAAGGCTGTAGTGGATCCTAGGAGCAAGAAGACAATTGTTTCTAGACATCAGTGtgag ACTTGTCATAAGTTCTACTCGTCAAGATACTGCCTGAATCGTCACATTGAAACTCAACACGGAGACTACGAGAACCTCCGATGTAAAGTCTGCGAGGAGACATTTGTATGGCCGTCATTGCTTAAAACTCACAAATGTATCCGCTCCTTTATTCCCGAAATGCCATTCGAAGACGCCCGTCCCGAGATACATTTCGATAACCTGAATGAATTAACTCAAAACAGTATtgacaattttaatatagtGGACAGTGATGATTACATGAACTCTGTAGACTTTGAGATCCCCGCTCCAATAGTTTCGTTGAATGAAGGTGATGAACAGTTTATTCCTAATGATAATACATTACAGAATATAGGTTATAAAGTGGTTATGCAAGAAGTACCGATAGAattttaa
- the LOC106139675 gene encoding zinc finger protein 26 isoform X1, with protein MSLYNGVNIETSSQNSTLESGVSENENSFDQEDISPKSFRGFVKKPVVVVPRYDVTPYLKKHCMTANTDRRHNHLDSLMKYVRNCSVRVARDDLRKLQSLLLIRSPRSDISESKIDEAMGHLRCKICEKIYSSEKKLQNHQQNKHMIVYRPKSKPQKKVSFSDHVIVHEVKEYHKCRKCPRIFEDYKLLKGHMKKWHRKRKCYICNYCNKKFVDRMFFKVHIRLHCDVCGLLLQNKSKLHEHRRIVCRVFKLHDCKTCKTSFFKFMDLKDHSYEHLGTFFICDICKDQFATKCGVAHHISFLHSKRRPKSLYNMRTLGSERLYLCNFCDESSVERDLIEAHLHLLPDLSNRAMTGYKDYYFCDQCLKKFDTEKDMLQHKWSHFLKTTDNSQIRASIESAPKVKTKFKVGEKIPDYMLPSVVVEKIIVGGKDLEDTIDFVDVNSFDVHNGMIKKAVVDPRSKKTIVSRHQCETCHKFYSSRYCLNRHIETQHGDYENLRCKVCEETFVWPSLLKTHKCIRSFIPEMPFEDARPEIHFDNLNELTQNSIDNFNIVDSDDYMNSVDFEIPAPIVSLNEGDEQFIPNDNTLQNIGYKVVMQEVPIEF; from the exons ATGTCCCTTTACAATGGAGTTAACATTGAAACCAGCTCACAAAATAGTACTCTTGAATCAGGGGTTTCTGAAAACGAGAACAGTTTTGACCAGGAAGATATCTCGCCTAAAAGTTTCCGAGGCTTCGTAAAGAAGCCCGTTGTCGTCGTGCCGCGTTACGACGTAACTCCGTATCTGAAGAAACATTGTATGACCGCCAACACAGACCGCCGACATAATCATCTCGACAGTCTTATGAAATATGTGAGAAATTGTTCAGTAAGGGTTGCCAGGGATGACCTGAGGAAGTTGCAAAGTCTGTTGTTAATTCGGTCTCCTCGTTCGGACATCTCAGAGTCCAAGATTGACGAAGCAATGGGCCATTTAAGGTGTAAAATTTGTGAAAAGATATACTCCAGTGAAAAGAAACTACAAAATCATCAACAGAACAAACACATGATTGTCTACCGGCCTAAGAGCAAGCCACAGAAAAAGGTGTCTTTCTCAGACCATGTAATTGTGCATGAGGTAAAAGAATATCATAAATGCAGAAAGTGTCCTAGGATATTTGAAGATTACAAGTTGCTGAAAGGTCATATGAAAAAGTGGCATAGAAAACgtaaatgttatatttgtaattattgtaataaaaaatttgttgATAGGATGTTCTTCAAAGTCCATATACGGCTACATTGTGACGTGTGTGGACTTCTTCTACAGAATAAATCAAAACTACATGAACATCGGCGAATAGTCTGTCGTGTGTTCAAACTTCATGATTGCAAAACATGcaaaacttctttttttaaattcatggACTTAAAAGACCATAGTTATGAACATTTGGGTACATTTTTCATTTGCGATATATGTAAAGATCAGTTTGCAACTAAATGTGGGGTTGCGCACCATATATCATTCTTGCATTCCAAACGTAGACCAAAATCATTATACAACATGAGGACTCTCGGATCAGAAAGGTTGTACCTTTGCAACTTTTGTGACGAAAGCTCAGTCGAACGCGATTTGATAGAAGCTCATTTGCATTTGTTGCCAGACTTGTCCAACCGTGCAATGACAGGTTACaaggattattatttttgtgatcaATGCTTGAAGAAGTTTGACACCGAGAAAGATATGCTGCAACACAAATGGTCACATTTTCTAAAGACAACTGACAATTCACAGATACGAGCAAGTATAGAGAGCGCACCAAAAGTGAAAACTAAGTTTAAAGTCGGTGAAAAGATACCGGATTATATGCTGCCGAGTGTGGTTGTGGAGAAGATCATAGTGGGAGGGAAAGACCTTGAGGACACTATAGACTTTGTGGATGTGAACAGTTTCGATGTCCATAATGGGATGATCAAAAAGGCTGTAGTGGATCCTAGGAGCAAGAAGACAATTGTTTCTAGACATCAGTGtgag ACTTGTCATAAGTTCTACTCGTCAAGATACTGCCTGAATCGTCACATTGAAACTCAACACGGAGACTACGAGAACCTCCGATGTAAAGTCTGCGAGGAGACATTTGTATGGCCGTCATTGCTTAAAACTCACAAATGTATCCGCTCCTTTATTCCCGAAATGCCATTCGAAGACGCCCGTCCCGAGATACATTTCGATAACCTGAATGAATTAACTCAAAACAGTATtgacaattttaatatagtGGACAGTGATGATTACATGAACTCTGTAGACTTTGAGATCCCCGCTCCAATAGTTTCGTTGAATGAAGGTGATGAACAGTTTATTCCTAATGATAATACATTACAGAATATAGGTTATAAAGTGGTTATGCAAGAAGTACCGATAGAattttaa
- the LOC106139667 gene encoding phosphatidylserine decarboxylase proenzyme, mitochondrial: MFPPSLIRSCLPVINPMLKRRPHCPFRQTSTLHSHQHQTKTSHSLQKTKWMNLRTIITRWVPLGSVMYVGWCYFRASINYEVSKVEIRFYEMFPFRITSRLWGHIAACELPTSLRSFVYGTYVKMFNVNLNDAAISDLTYYKSLSAFFTRPLRDGARYISPAPCVSPCDGVVLNCGPADTDKIEQVKGVTYSLEEFLGDNKWSQKKGNDYYESLLSDKKNILHQCIIYLAPGDYHRFHTPCDWTATFRRHFAGKLLSVNPWMAKLIPGLFTMNERAVYVGKWKHGFFSMTAVGATNVGSIEIYVDPELQTNTKGKRNRIDERELGRVELKKGELFGQFNMGSTIILLFEAPRDFKFEFAAGDRVLVGQALTAAAKEHAR; this comes from the coding sequence ATGTTTCCGCCATCCTTAATACGAAGCTGCCTCCCAGTCATAAATCCGATGTTGAAACGGCGTCCTCACTGTCCGTTTCGCCAAACTTCCACTCTTCATAGCCACCAACACCAAACAAAGACTTCGCATTCACTTCAGAAGACGAAATGGATGAATTTGAGGACCATAATAACTCGCTGGGTGCCCCTTGGCAGCGTTATGTACGTGGGCTGGTGTTACTTCAGAGCTAGCATCAATTACGAAGTTTCGAAAGTTGAAATACGTTTTTACGAAATGTTTCCTTTCCGGATTACAAGTCGACTTTGGGGGCACATCGCTGCCTGCGAGCTGCCGACTTCGCTGAGGAGTTTCGTTTACGGTACTTACGTGAAAATGTTTAACGTTAATTTGAACGATGCTGCTATAAGTGATCTTACTTATTACAAAAGTTTATCGGCGTTCTTTACTCGTCCATTACGCGATGGTGCTAGGTACATATCTCCAGCGCCTTGTGTGTCTCCTTGTGACGGAGTTGTGCTAAATTGTGGCCCAGCCGATACTGATAAAATAGAACAGGTGAAAGGAGTCACCTACAGCCTTGAGGAGTTCCTGGGTGACAACAAATGGTCTCAAAAGAAAGGTAATGATTATTACGAATCCTTACTCAGtgataaaaagaatattcttCACCAATGCATCATATACTTAGCACCTGGAGACTATCACAGGTTCCACACTCCGTGCGACTGGACAGCGACGTTCCGAAGACACTTTGCTGGAAAGCTTTTGTCCGTAAATCCTTGGATGGCGAAATTGATACCGGGTTTGTTCACAATGAACGAACGTGCCGTTTACGTTGGTAAATGGAAACATGGTTTCTTCAGCATGACTGCTGTTGGTGCAACAAATGTGGGAtcaatagaaatttacgtCGATCCGGAATTACAAACGAATACTAAAGGAAAACGAAACCGAATTGACGAACGAGAACTAGGACGGGTGGAATTGAAGAAAGGTGAATTATTCGGACAGTTCAATATGGGCAGTACTATTATTCTGCTGTTTGAAGCTCCGAGAGATTTCAAATTTGAGTTTGCGGCGGGGGACCGTGTGCTAGTTGGTCAAGCGTTGACGGCAGCGGCTAAGGAACATGCGAGATGA
- the LOC106139666 gene encoding zinc finger and SCAN domain-containing protein 5B, which yields MASGDVVYCRICLRTNLNVKYFLDNVAMNFIERIFKENGFFKDLNSSDCTCFECYFILNKSCEFVQKALKAQKLLYQYLLLNEPITTYSLSCIDRKKCGISSNLVRSEIEIYSSQTNIKNPEHDTFKTSVTKESENDNIAHINPGHDEGKTCEIEVDTVTEIKEEAVESNDADVEPPTVRNDAENTLKLNESELSKNDDANYKTDKNYNNNVSTFDVQIAPMTECPKSFPVKFETERNTSPDKGDFYIDPCTGEMDRIDPSLIDNSYITELETNNSKTRLNFIKDYYCNNDEDNDKINNVTLTNDPLSFDSNLIKSEHDVKEEIVKEHETIVVEISQIGSEQGESNNSSNEDDLLVEMSSVRHKNERKIKRKPRNVNNKKKKRIKDKQNKDDDEKLHVNKVSSNPDVANIIEGRFRARKNISYSGLDSGTVEKNLDDEFVPASDLSDDDKEEFRVYPMECEECDSIIGSKTEHYHHYLLQHKDKEYPYKKYFKSVLCPDCGEYITERQLKVHKDKHSGIKHKCDICNKYYSSHPIMLAHKLYVHNKKNKNNCPTCDYCDKSFGSKGDLKIHIRIHTGERPYKCHLCEYRCAHKGNIHSHIRQYHQHLRPEPKRVVTKKRGKKRRRRKTSDSDTE from the exons ATGGCTAGCGGTGATGTGGTTTATTGCAGAATATGTCTTCGGACAAACTTGAACGTGAAGTATTTTTTAGACAATGTTGCTATGAACTTTATTGAACGAATATTTAAAGAGAACGGTTTTTTTAAG gaTTTGAATAGCAGCGACTGCACTTGTtttgaatgttattttattttgaacaaatcGTGTGAATTCGTACAAAAGGCATTGAAGGCACAAAAACTATTGTACCAGTACTTGTTGCTGAATGAGCcg ATCACCACATACTCCCTTTCATGTAtagatagaaaaaaatgtgGCATATCTTCCAATTTGGTCAGAAGTGAGATTGAAATCTATTCCagtcaaacaaacataaagaaTCCTGAACATGATACATTCAAAACGTCTGTTACGAAAGAATCAGAAAACGATAATATCGCACATATTAATCCAGGACATGATGAAGGAAAAACTTGCGAAATTGAAGTTGACACGGTTACGGAAATTAAAGAGGAGGCAGTGGAATCTAATGATGCAGATGTTGAACCGCCAACTGTTAGGAATGATGCTGAAAATACTTTGAAACTCAACGAATCTGAATTGTCAAAAAATGATGATGCTAATTATAAaactgataaaaattataacaataatgttTCTACATTTGATGTACAAATCGCCCCGATGACAGAATGTCCGAAAAGTTTCCCTGTCAAGTTTGAAACTGAAAGAAATACATCACCTGATAAAGgtgatttttatatagatcCTTGTACAGGGGAAATGGACAGGATAGATCCGAGTCTAATTGACAATTCTTATATTACTGAATTAGAGACTAATAATAGTAAAACGCggttgaattttattaaagattattattgtaataatgatgaggataatgataaaataaataatgtcacTTTAACAAATGATCCATTAAGTTTTGAttcgaatttaattaaaagtgagCATGATGTAAAGGAAGAAATTGTTAAAGAACATGAAACTATAGTTGTTGAAATATCACAAATTGGTTCTGAACAGGGTGAATCAAATAATAGTTCAAATGAG GACGATCTCCTTGTGGAAATGAGCTCAGTACGTCACAAGAACgaaagaaaaatcaaaagGAAACCTcgcaatgtaaataataagaaaaagaaacgcattaaagataaacaaaataaggatGACGATGAAAAGTTACACGTAAACAAAGTCAGTTCTAATCCAGACGTtgctaatattatagaagGTAGATTTAGAGCGAGGAAGAATATTAGTTACAGCGGTTTAGACTCCGGTACCGTAGAGAAGAACCTTGATGACGAATTCGTACCGGCCTCTGATTTATCTGATGACGATAAAGAGGAATTTAGAGTGTACCCTATGGAATGTGAAGAG TGTGACAGTATAATAGGATCCAAGACCGAACATTATCACCACTATTTGTTACAACACAAGGATAAAGAATATCCTTACAAGAAGTACTTCAAGTCTGTCCTGTGCCCAGACTGTGGGGAATATAttacg GAGAGACAGTTAAAAGTACACAAAGACAAACATTCCGGAATTAAGCATAAATGTgatatttgtaacaaatactACTCGTCCCACCCCATAATGCTCGCCCACAAATTGTACGTACACAATAAGAAGAACAAGAATAACTGTCCTACATGTGATTATTGCGACAAGTCGTTTGGCTCGAAGGGCGATTTGAAGATTCATATCAGG ATACACACGGGTGAGAGACCATATAAATGTCACTTGTGCGAGTACCGGTGCGCTCACAAGGGCAACATTCACTCTCACATCAGACAATACCATCAGCACTTGAGGCCGGAGCCGAAGAGAGTTGTTACGAAGAAAAGGGGGAAGAAGAGGAGGAGGAGGAAGACGAGCGATTCTGATACGGAATAG